DNA from Methanomicrobia archaeon:
CTATATACTCGGCCAGCGTCGGTCTGAAGACCAGGAACTTCTCACCGTAATTCGACTTCACCACGCTCCCGTCCTCCACCCCGATTATCTCGTCATGTACGATGGTGCCGTGGCGGAACGAGAACGAGGCCCCTGTTTTTAATGAAAGAGTATATCTCCGGCCTTTTCGGTCTAGCAGATGCACAAGCTCGCCTTCTTTCACGCGGTTTACCATGCTGTTTGTTTAAATATACGTCTTCCACTAATAATTAGGTGAAGGAGTTCACGCGATTAATCAATTTGATAGATTAATACCGCTTAATGGCTACTGCGACCACACACGCACGAATGCGCCTGTTGGCGACGTTATAGGGATAGGAGGAGAAAGTGGAAATGTTTGATATTATGCATAAAGGACTGAAACTGGCATTGCAAAGCTGCGACCAGGCAGAGATCTATGGAGAGCGAGGCGATGTAGTAAGCGTCGAGCTTGAACGCGAAGAAGTGAAGAAGGTGAAGCATGTAAAGAGCACGGGAATCGGCGTGCGCGTTGTCATTGCGAGCAAGATAGGTTTCGCTCATACGACGGCATTGGAAACGGTTGAACTAGAGGAGTGCGTGCTGCATGCGATAAAACAAGCGCGTGTCTCCGAGCCCGATGCCGATTTCGCTGGCTTGCCTGCACCCGCGGCAGAACAGTCAAAACGTTACAAAGAGCCTGAAAAGACGTTTGATCCACGGATAGTCGACCTTCTGGGCGGTGAGCGTGGGAGCGAGGATGCGATAACGTATTGCAAAGAGATGCTTGCAGGCATGAAAGAGCACAAGGTGAGGAAGGGTGTGGAATGCGCGCCGACGGAAGGGAGCTTCGCAGCGGGTTTTGACGAGAGCTTCCTTGTGAATTCGGAGGGTATTGAAACGCAGGATAGCGGCACGTACGTCTCCGCAGGGATAGCCGTCGTGGCGAGCGAGGGTCGCGGCGGTGAGGAAATTGCGGGCTACGAGAGCACGGTGAGTCGGATGCTCGATGATATCGACTTCCGGTGGATAGGCCGGGAGGCGGTGAAGCTAACCGTCGAGAGCTTAGGCGGCACGCAGATACAAACAAAGGCGCTGCCGGTCGTTTTCGCGCCGAGAGCAGTACAAAGCCTCTTCGCGTACACCCTGATTCCGCAACTGAGCGCCGAGAACGTGCAGCGGAAACAATCGCCCTATCACGGCAAAAAAGGCGAGACGGTGGCTTCCGAGATGCTCACCATTGTTGACGATGGCACGATGCCGTTAGGCGTTAACAGCCGGAGGATGGATGGCGAGGGCGTTCCTTCACAGCCAACGACTCTGGTGGAGAAAGGCGTGCTCAAGAATTTCCTCTACGATTCGTACACCGCCCACAAAGACGATGTGGAAAGCACCGGTAACGCGCTGAGGGGCTTTGACAGTTTACCAACGCCCGGCGCAACGAATTTCATTATAAAAGGAAGTACAGAAGGCAGAAACACCTCTAAAGATGAGATTATCGGCGAGCTACGGGACGGGCTCTTCGTTAACGACGTAATCGGTGCACATACCGCGTCACGGGCGTCCGGCGATTTTTCCGTCGTTGCGCAGAACGCTTTTGGCATT
Protein-coding regions in this window:
- a CDS encoding TldD/PmbA family protein, producing MFDIMHKGLKLALQSCDQAEIYGERGDVVSVELEREEVKKVKHVKSTGIGVRVVIASKIGFAHTTALETVELEECVLHAIKQARVSEPDADFAGLPAPAAEQSKRYKEPEKTFDPRIVDLLGGERGSEDAITYCKEMLAGMKEHKVRKGVECAPTEGSFAAGFDESFLVNSEGIETQDSGTYVSAGIAVVASEGRGGEEIAGYESTVSRMLDDIDFRWIGREAVKLTVESLGGTQIQTKALPVVFAPRAVQSLFAYTLIPQLSAENVQRKQSPYHGKKGETVASEMLTIVDDGTMPLGVNSRRMDGEGVPSQPTTLVEKGVLKNFLYDSYTAHKDDVESTGNALRGFDSLPTPGATNFIIKGSTEGRNTSKDEIIGELRDGLFVNDVIGAHTASRASGDFSVVAQNAFGIKNGDLFPVKRAMIVGNMQEVVKAVAMLGDDPRQIYNLVSPTLMVAGMYVIA